The DNA window GAAACGTAAAattagataatttttttttaaaagaaggtcttattttcagttgagtctgggctgtttttcttttttggtcattttttttttcaggctagacgttcttataaaaaaagagtgtataccTAGTggtagatttttttaaatttctgtaTATTCACTAGAAATTCTTGCAGAGTTTGCTGTCTCGGACGAATCTTATGAGCTTTTAACGAatagaatccaagatggctaTGTTCACGAtgatttttctcattttattaAAGGTCGCTCTATTTTGCGTAaattctattttgttttttattctcaATGAGTTCGATCTAAAACTTGACTACAATTAagtatttttaaattgaaagAACTTTATGAAAATACCCTTTTCTAAATTAAAACAGTTACCTTTATCGGCAATTATATCAAACATGTGAAGTTTTTCATTACTTTAAAATATCACCGACGATAAGAACTGATTTTATTGCCATATGGTGCTTGTTTTACTATCAGCGGTTAAACAAATTGATTCAGATCTGGGTAATAACTTTTACCGTTATATCCCATCTGGATATTAAAAGTCCCCTTCAGCGTTTCCTTGCACTTACCAAGACCACTGATGTCAACCATCACAAGTGACGAAGCTAGCTTTTCCTTTTACTCCATTATTTCTTTGTATTTGGTGGACTATGGATGGCAACGTCTCTTCAACCATGACTTCTCATCTAATCATGGCCGGGACcttctctttttgttttatgggAGTTGCACTTATTTTTCTCAACGCCTTAACCATTTTGACCTTCCTTGTCCACAGAAATTTGCGAAAACGGAGTGTTTTTCTCCCTTTAAGCCTTTGCTTCGCGGATATGCTTGTCGGTGTCACGTCGTTAAAGCACGGTTCTGGGTTAACACACTTCAAAAACCTTACCAGCTTACTGAAACATTTCAAGTCGCCAAATTCGATGACAACGTTCGACAATTTTACTGCGACGGCATCTCTCGCCGGCCTAACAATAATTGCCATTGAACGGATGCATGCAACGGTGTGGCCGGTTCGACATCGCAATCTAAATAACCATCCATACTTTTTTGCCATTACGCTACAATGGGCGTTTGCAGTGGCATTAACCATCATTTACACCGAATCTATCTGGGTCTACTTTTTAATTGCTATGGCTGCTTTTGCGGTAGGCATTcttgttatttctttttcgtATATTTTAATCTTCGTCACTGTAAAGCATCAAAACGCACAGTTCCAAGGTCACTCGACGTTGGCCCAGCAGCGCGAAAGAGAACTTGCAAAGACGTTGTTTATCGTCACTGTTCTGTCCCTTACCACCTGGGCACCCGATATGCTGTggtttttctttcaaagaaCAGCCGAGAAGACGGAGAGTTTGCTTTTCGTAGCAGCGCTTAGTTTAGTGTTCAATTTAGTGCGCTACTTCAACTCTCTCATCAATCCTTGTATTTACATGCTAAGGATGAAGGCGTTTAGACGAGCGTTCGTCAAATTGCTGTGCAGACGCAATAATAACATTCTCCCATCTGAATCCAGAGGGCCCTGGAGGACTACTCCCCCAGGTAATAGTCACAGGTTTTGTTGAGAACATGAATAATGGGTGTGGCAATATAGATTTTGGCCCCTAAGATATGAACAAATGGGTGTGGCAATATAGATTTTGGACCCTAAGATATAAACAAATGGGTGTGGTAATAtagattttgacccctaagaTATAAACAAATGGGTGTGACTATAtagattttgacccctaagaTATGAACAAATGGGTGTGGCAATATAGATGTTGACCCCTAAGATATGAACAAATGGGTGTGGCAAGATAGATTTTGACCCCTGAAAGATATGAACAAATGGGTGTGGCTATATAGATGTTGGCCCCTAAGATATGAACAAATGGGTGTGGTAATAtagattttgacccctaagaTATGAACAAATGGGTGTGGCAATATAAATGTTGGCCCCTAAGATATGAACAAATGGGTGTGGCAATATAGATGTTGGCCCCTAAGATATGAACAAATGGGTGTGGCAATATAGATGTTGGCCCCTAAGATATGAACAAATGGGTGTGGCCAACATAGCCTCATTCCCTGGCTTCTATTGGCTGAGCGGCTTGTCGgctaatgacgtcacttttgATTTCACGCTCGCCTTGGAGCATGGCAAATCGATGTGTCTATGGCCTTGTTTGGAGCGATGTTGCGATGTCTATGGCATAGAGAAACCGGGAGAACACGTTATCCGAGCGTTTCAGCATAAAATCAGTCAAGTACAGCACGAATCCACACATATTTCACTACTACTGAGATTATTTACTTATCTGAGCCTGGTTTTGGTAGATTCTCGAAGTGAAAGAGTAAATTTAACGTGATATTTTCAAGAACCGTAGACCACGTAATCGGGCGGCCAATCAGAAACCTTCAAACGACGTAAGGATAGCATAGATAAACTGTAAAATTTAGATAAAATGAATTTTAGGAACCACCCTAAAAttgacatattttttattaaagattTCTTCATTACATTTATAACGTCTGATAATCTTGAAACTAGTATAATTGCATATATTTTATACTAGTACTAAATTGAATCTTTTTTGTTGTGATTTCACAGTGATAGAATGAAATTTactttattacacttaattttcgcgacagAACCGTGTTTATCAcaccatcatttttttttgtgtgtgtgtatgtggggggggggggggggggggagataaAATATTTCTCACACAGTCCGGTGCTGAAGTCTCATCTGTGAAATCTTGAAATCGCAAAATCTACATTTCCAACCATCAGCCTTCTAATCCTCTCTCGTTTCCTATAATTTATAGTAGGGAAGTCAGGGATTTAGACTGTTATAGCCTGTATAGATAAATCTCTGGTTTCTAAAGCTCTGATTAGATATACGATCACAAACATGTTTACGCTATTTTTTATTGGTttctctgttgttgtttttgtgtacATGTGTGTCAAATATTACAATGTTTGAAATGTTTCGTGCGGATCGTGCGTTTCGAGATAGCAATAACACTGATGTCGGCATTTGTTCGTTGTGCCTTCGGGTGTTCGGCGATGCGAGCGCTTAGGAGACCCAGGATACTGTATGATTTCCGAAACATTTCCGTAAACATTAGTGCTTGGTCTCGTAAAACGCACGTGATATACAAAGAGGAAGAGGCCGTCGGTTATCCTTTGGCGCCTTAAGGGTGATCGAGTTAGATCGTTGGTTTTGCTCCGGTGCTCTTACGGTATTAATACAGATGATGTAATGCCTAACACCACATGTTGGAATCTCCCTTTCTATCACTGATTATAATTCCTGATAAAAGCAACATTGCCGAAACgtaaaattaaatattttttttaaaaggtcttattttcagttgagtCTGGGccgtttttctttttggggcatttttttcaggctagacgttcttataaaaaaaaatagtgtatACCTAGtggtagattttttttaaaatttctgtATATTCAATAGAAATTCTTGCAGACTTTGCTGTCTCGGACGAATCTTATGAGCTTTTAATGAatagaatccaagatggctaTGGTTACGAtaatttttctcattttattaAAGGTCGCCCTATTTCGCGTAaattctattttgttttttattttcaattagTTCGATCTAAAACTTGACTACaattaagtttttttaaattgaaagaACTTTATGAAAATACCCTTTTCTAAATTAAAACAGTTACCTTTATCGGCAATTATATCAAACATGTGAAGTTTTTCATTACTTTAAAATATCACCGACGATAAGAACTGATTTTATTGCCATATGGTGCTTGTTTTACTATCAGCGGTTAAACAAATTGATTCAGATCTGGGTAATAACTTTTACCGTTATATCCCATCTGGATATTAAAAGTCCCCTTCAGCGTTTCCTTGCACTTACCAAGACCACTGATGTCAACCATCACAAGTGACGAAGCTAGCTTTTCCTTATACTCCATTATTTCTTTGTATTTGGTGGACTATGGATGGCAACGTCTCTTCAACCATGACTTCTCATCTAATCATGGCCGGGACcttctctttttgttttatgggAGTTGCACTTATTTTTCTCAACGCCTTAACCATTTTGACCTTCCTTGTCCACAGAAATTTGCGAAAACGGAGTGTTTTTCTCCCTTTAAGCCTTTGCTTTGCGGATATGCTTGTCGGTGTCACGTCGTTAAAGCACGGTTCTGGGTTAACACACTTCAAAAACCTTACCAGCTTACTGAAACATTTCAAGTCGCCAAATTCGATGACAACGTTCGACAATTTTACTGCGACTGCATCTCTCTCCGGTCTAACAATAATTGCCATTGAACGGATGCATGCAACGGTGTGGCCGATTCGACATCGCAATCTAAATAACCATCCATACTTTTTTGCCATTACGCTACAATGGGCGTTTGCAGTGGCATTAACCATCATTTACACCGAATCTATCTGGGTCTACTTTTTAATTGCTATGGCTGCTTTTGCGGTAGGCATTcttgttatttctttttcgtATATTTTAATCTTCGTCACTGTAAAGCATCAAAACGCACAGTTCCAAGGTCACTCGACGTTGGCCCAGCAGCGCGAAAGAGAACTTGCAAAGACGTTGTTTATCGTCACTGTTCTGTCCCTTACCACCTGGGCACCCGATATGCTGTggtttttctttcaaagaaCAGCCGAGAAGACGGAGAGTTTGCTTTTCGTAGCAGCGCTTAGTTTAGTGTTCAATTTAGTGCGCTACTTCAACTCTCTCATCAATCCTTGTATTTACATGCTAAGGATGAAGGCGTTTAGACGAGCGTTCGTCAAATTGCTGTGCAGACGCAATAATAACATTCTCCCATCTGAATCCAGAGGGCCCTGGAGGACTACTCCCCCAGGTAATAGTCACAGGTTTTGTTGAGAACATGAATAATGGGTGTGGCAATATAGATTTTGGCCCCTAAGATATGAACAAATGGGTGTGGCAATATAGATTTTGGACCCTAAGATATAAACAAATGGGTGTGGTAATAtagattttgacccctaagaTATAAACAAATGGGTGTGACTATAtagattttgacccctaagaTATGAACAAATGGGTGTGGCAATATAGATGTTGACCCCTAAGATATGAACAAATGGGTGTGGCAAGATAGATTTTGACCCCTGAAAGAT is part of the Nematostella vectensis chromosome 13, jaNemVect1.1, whole genome shotgun sequence genome and encodes:
- the LOC116614385 gene encoding octopamine receptor beta-1R-like; the encoded protein is MDGNVSSTMTSHLIMAGTFSFCFMGVALIFLNALTILTFLVHRNLRKRSVFLPLSLCFADMLVGVTSLKHGSGLTHFKNLTSLLKHFKSPNSMTTFDNFTATASLAGLTIIAIERMHATVWPVRHRNLNNHPYFFAITLQWAFAVALTIIYTESIWVYFLIAMAAFAVGILVISFSYILIFVTVKHQNAQFQGHSTLAQQRERELAKTLFIVTVLSLTTWAPDMLWFFFQRTAEKTESLLFVAALSLVFNLVRYFNSLINPCIYMLRMKAFRRAFVKLLCRRNNNILPSESRGPWRTTPPGNSHRFC